TTAGGGCGATGGGCATTAAAGTTACGATTGACTAGGTCATCAGCGCATTTTTGGTCATCACGGCTGTTGGTAGTACTCTTACCCTTACCCTTACTACGCCCAGAAGCCTCAGACTTTTTCAGCACCCCCTTCCCTACTAAATTATTAATATCACGCAGTGCTGTGTCTATAGAGCACTTAGTCATCACTGACCATTTCTTCGTAGTTAGTTTGCCATAAAAGTCCGTTAGCAAAATATTGAGCATAGTGACTTGTCTGGTGTTCAAAGCATGCTGTCGATGCGTCTGCCAAAAACCTGATTTACTGATAATTTTATCTGTGGTTTCTTGAGCCGCAACAAGTGATTGCTCTAACGTTTGTAAAAACCACACCAACCAATAAGTGATATCAGTATCGCCTTTTTGCGTGCGCTCCAGTATTTTGTAGTATTCATTGCGCTGTTTAAGAATCTGCGCTGACATACTATAAAAGCGCTGGGCACTTTTATCGCTTTGCGCTAGCATTCGTTCTGTGATTGCTCGTGTTAGTCGTCCATTTCCATCATCAAATGGATGCAAAGTCACAAACCATAAATGAGCAATACCTGCTTTTATGACCAAATCTATATCGTCTTGCTCATTTGACGAAGTATTAAACCACAATAAAAATTTGTCTAACTCATCTGGCAACCTATTCGCACTCGGGGCAACAAAATGAACCCGCTCGTGACCATACCCACCAGACACTACTTGCATTGGCCCTTTACTATCATCACGGGTACTAAATGCTTGAATGCGATATAATCCACTATATCCATCTGGAAATAATGCTCGATGCCATCCAAGTAAATCATCTAACAATAGCAGCTGTTGATAACGATAGGTAGCACTTAGCATCATCTTTACCACTGCATCGATCTAACGAGTAGTGGTTGGCATACTGGCGTTATCTAACCCTAAATGCCGCGCAACTGAGGAACGCACTTGCTCGTTATTTAGCGTCTCACCTTCTATTTCAGAAGTTTTTATAATCTCCAAGGTCACCGCATCTAACTGTGCCTCAACATTCAGATCAAACCCTATTGTTAGCAGCTTTCCTAGTAAATGGCCTTGTAATATCCGCACACGACTCACCAATGGCAATAGTTTTTTATCTGACCATTGCCACTCAGTCCAGTCTTTATTTTCATGAATATAGGTAATATGCTTCATATTCTTATCAATTACATGCAGAGAAAAAACAAATAAGACAATTCATGCCAATTGAAAGAAGAAGAAAGCACCTTGAAAAACAGAATTAAAGAAGAGTGTTTTGGATAGAAAACGCACTGATTTTGTCATAACCGAAGCTAAAGTGGAGGTAAAAATACTATAAAATCATAGTGCCCAAATACGTGCTAAACTTTATCTTATACTCATTCACCTTGCCCTTTTTTAATTATAGAATAGCTAAAAGCAAATAGAATCAATACATGTAAGATAATGTCATATCATGATATTTGGTTGACCTACCTTGACATGGTAGAGGTCAGCAGTTCGAGTCTGCTTATGCCTACCAAATTTAGAAAGCCCCAATCTTCAGATTGGGGCTTTTTTTGTCTGTAAAATATTGGCTCTCCACCCAATAAAAAGATCACCATGAATAGTATTAGATTTTGCAGTAGCGTCATGACGGAACCGCCCTTGACCCATGTAAGCAATCCAACGCCTCACCATTCCCCAGTTGCTCGGTGGAATATTGAATACATACTTCCTGAGTAATGATCATAAGTCCATCACAGCGGTAGCGCCAATACCGATTAATATTATAAAAACGACGTTATCCATGATGACTCTCTTACTGGTTTCAGTATAAATATGATGATTGCATACAATTTTAAGTCCAGAGGGCATTATGGATATTTCGCAGGGTGCTAAACAGTCTGGTGTTCCTGCTTCAACGTTACGATTTTATGAGAAAAAATACCTAATTCGCTCTGTTGGTCGGCACGGTATCCGCCGATTTTTCAGCAAAGATATATTAGAGCGCCTGGTCTTAATTGCTTTAGGACGTGTTGCAGGGTTTTCATTGGATGAGATTGCTGGGATATTAGGGTCTGAAAAAACCTTAGATGTTGATCGAGATTTGTTGCTGAATAAAGCCTTTGAACTGGATGAAACGATTCAAAAATTAAGCGCTATGCGTGATGGGCGGCAACTTACACAGCGCCTAGCCACTTGGAGTGTCCGAGGTTTCGACGTCTAATGAATCTAGCAGCACTGGCGCTATTAAAGGTAACACCTTGCATTAATAAGCAATAGAGCTGATTCTATTAGGTGATTAGGTCACTCAAATAATATTGAACTGCTTAACAAATACACTGCGATTATCCAAAAAATCTAGATTACTGATATTAATAGCCTACAGCCAGCTATTCAATTGCGCCAAACGTATAGAGTAGCATTCGTAAATAAAGACAAACCTACTCTAAGGCCTGCCCCCTCATACGATGTTTGTTTTTCGCAACTGTCGTTAAAGCTAAACTAGCTATTTTTTATTCAAGTTATCACTCAAAGTTGGTTTTAAACTTCCAAAATATAACACCTTCAGCCATGTGAAATCCTAAACTCTAGTGCTGAATTCCTGCAAACTGTCATTAGACCAGACGATCTATTATTGATTTATTGCCTACCATTTCTTATTTCTTCAGAGACTGGTTTACAAAGTGCTCTATATTTCAGACGTGTCAATTCATTGACCAGAGATCTATAAGGCTTTTTATGATTGATATTCTCCTGAACCATAGTCCTTAACACATTCATTTTTCTAACTTTCGACATACTCATCATTATCTCAGTACCAACACATTCATTGAATGACCGTGACATTTATCACTCACAAAGAAAGTCAAATATTGAAGTTACCTTGTGTAAGCGTAGCTAATATGCACACCTTACTGAAATATAAAGTTTGTATATCTTAATGTTATATTATAACATAACTAAAGTATTTACTCTTATCGTTATTTATCCCTATATAACTTCTTATTTTGGTAATCTCATGTCTCCAATTTTTCATATCAACAGATTAAGAGAACCTGATTATACTTCTGTGTCTTCAGTTAATTTTAGTATTCGCCGGGTAACGACTGTATTCTCAGTAACGACAGCTTTAGGTATGGCAAGTTTGTCAGTAAATGCGAAGGATACGATGGTAGATATCAAACCTATGACATCCTCATCTTTTCACCTAAACTCTCCTGATACGACCCACCCTTCGGTGACTCTAGACACCATAGTGGTGACGTCTAACCCTTTATTACCACAAGCGAATGAAATGGCAACCGCAACCAGTATTGTTATTGGCGATGCGCTCACTACTCAGACAAGCAGTACGCTTGGTGATGCACTAGCAAATGAAGTTGGCGTGTCTACTGATAGTTTTGGACAAGGTGCGAGCCGACCCATTATTCGAGGACAAAGCGCACCGCGCGTCCAAGTCATGCAAAATGGTTTGAGCGTACAAGATGCGTCACAAATCTCACCAGACCATCAAGTGGCGGTACCTATACTAGGTGCCAAACAAGTTGAAGTAATCAAAGGCACGTCAGCGTTGATGTATGGCGGCGGTGCTATAGGCGGTGTGGTCAATATCGTCAATGACACTATCCCTAAAGAGAAACGACAAAAAAACATCAGCGGAAAAGTGGCATTGATTGGTCAACAAGCCACAGACGGTTATTTGGGTTATGCAGAACTCAATGGCAGTATCGGTGAAAACTGGCTATGGAGTGGGTATTACCAAAAGACGGATAAAGGCAATATCCAAGTGCCACACTTAGATACCGATGAGATTGCCAACAGTTGGTACACGCAAGACAATGGTAGCATCGGCTTGTCTTATGTAACTGATATGGGCTATATCGGTGCATCATATCAGCGCCTATCCTCAGAATATGGCTTGCCCTTTCATGTGCATAATGAATGCTCACCTGATAGCGCACTGACTAACCAACTGAGCTGTGAGGCGGATCACGAACATGACCACGATCATGGTGAAGCACCCTATGTCGATATGACGTCAAACGTCTATCAGCTCCATGTAGAGCGAAAATTACCCATGATAGGCGTCGATAGCATCAATACGAAACTCAGCTATACAGACTACCGTCACGATGAAATAGATGAAGGTGCGGTGGGCACAACTTTTGAAAACAAAGCCATTAGTGCTCAAGCTCAAGCCACACACAGCACGTATAAAACAGGCAATCTAGGTTTTATGAAAGGTGTGGTCGGTCTAGATTACACAAACAGTCGGTTTTCTGCTATTGGGCTAGAAGGTTATTTGCCGCAAACTGATCGTACACAGGTCGGTTTATTCTTCATTGAACGACTCACGCCAGATTATTTTGGCGCAAAAATACAGAATGCTGATAAATTTGCAGGTCAATCATTATCTGCAAGTGATGCCCATGCTGGTCATAATCATGGTGAGATGACGGCTACCACCAGTGCTCCTCTCGATACGTCTAGTATTTTAAGAAAACAAGGCAAAAGTCCTTGGTATATTCAGTTTGGCGGTCGTCAAGATTTTCAAAGCCTAATAGATAACGACAATAACATCGAAAAAACACATGCCGGAACGTCTGTCAGTTTAGAAGGTGGCAAATATCTTACGCCTAATACGCAGTTGTCAGCCAGAATCAGTCATTCTGAAAGATTGCCTTCTCCACAAGAGTTATTTTCTAATGGCGCCCATCTTGCAACCAATACTTGGGAGCGTGGCAATGGGCAATTAGAGGAAGAATCTACTGATGGCGTAGAGCTCACTTTGCGTTACGACAATGGCAATCGTTTTGATAGTAGTATTTCTGTCTTTTATAACGACAGTACAAATTATATTTATGCCAAAACTCAAGACATTGCTACTGAAGGAGAATCTGCAGGTTTTCGTTTAGTGGATTATGTCCAAAGCGATGCCAAACATTATGGTGGTGAAATTCAATCACGCTATTATCTTAATGACAATATTAGTATTGGCAGCTTTGCCGACATTGCACTCATCACGCTAGATGATGCGAGCCTTACACGGAAATACGCGCCAAGATTGGTAGCGCCTCGTATTGGTGGTGATATTACCTCTCAATTTGGTCAATTTGACTTGGTGCTGTCTGGATATCATCGTTTTGAGCAAGATCACATTGCTGATTTTGAAACCAATACGCCGAGCTACAACATGGTTGATGCCAAGCTTGTCTATCACAGTTCGAGCGCTCATGATTACACCGCTTTTTTTCAACTCGAAAACATTCTAAACGAGCTTGCTTATAATCATGCCTCTTATTTGGCTGAACAAGTGCCAATGCCAGAACGCTCGTTAAACGCAGGTATCACCTATAACTTCTAACAGCTTACTCTCTTTTCATTAGTCACCAGTAACTAGCAATCCGTAATCAATTGTCATAAGCCTCATAACTTATGACTGGAGTCCTTTATGAATCAAATAAATCCTTTGAGCCGTGCCATCGCGCTCGCTTTCTCTTCTTTAATCGCCGTTTCAGCACTTAGCGGCTGCGGGTCATCAGATGATAGGAAAACACCAATCATAGATTCAGAACACGACCACGACCACGACCATGGAGACGATCATGACCATGATGATGAATCTGCTGTCAGCACTGAAATGGAACAAGGTCGTTTATTCATCACTGCAAAAGATGGCAGTCAAGCTTACATTTATAGCCTTGCTCAAGATAAAGTGATACAAACCCTACCTTTGACAGGTCAAGCCGATGCCGTACAAAGTAGTCCAGATGGTCATTACGCCGTCATCATGGATCGTACTAATAACACAGTCAATTTTTATCATAGTGGGCTTGAGATTGAAAACCATGGCGATCATGATCACCGATATGCTCGTGATGCGGCAAAAATGCCATTACAGCTAAACTATACCCGTCCTGTACATTTTCAAACTTTTGGAGAGCAAGCAGGGCTGTTTTTTGACGGCTTAGGTGCGACAGGCAATCCCATAGAAAACCCTGTACAAGAAGCTGGATTTGTACTTGTAACAGATACCGGTATAGCTGACGGTACACTGCCTTATCAAAAGCTTAATACCAGCATGCACGGTACAGCGGAACCTAGAGGCAATTATGTGATTGCCTCGCAGCGTTATCAGACAACTGGTAGCTCACTGGCTGATACGCTCTCTGTATTTGAACAGCATGGTGATCACTATCATATAAGCCAAACCTTTGAGACAAAATGCATGGGGTTGCATGGCAGTGGCAGCGTCACAGATTACAGTGTCTTTGCTTGTAGCGATGGCGTTTTAAGCGTCAAACAAACCGGAGACATTTTCAGCGCCGAAAAAATTGCCTATCCCAGCAGCCTAATCAATATTCAATGTGATGGTACAAGCAGTAGTCCTGCTCGAATTGGCTCATTCATCACTAACCACCATCATAATTATGCCATTGGCAGCGCTTGCGGTCAGCCTTACCGTGTCGATCCTGTCAGTAAAAACATGACACCGATTGTCTGGACCACAGACAGCCGTCGCCGTGTTGTCAGCTATGATTTTGATGCCCATGGAGAGCACCTGATGCTACTCGATGATACCGGCAAGCTGTATATCCTTGATGTTGCACAAAATTATAAGCAAACCGCCGTATTAAATGTTTTCCCTAATGGCATCGAAGGCAAAGCGGTTCCCTCATTTATTGTTAACCCAAACACGCAAATGGTTTATATGATGGATGACTCAAACCAGCAAATTATCGAGATTGATCCTCATGATGGTAAAATCGAGTCAAAAATAACACTGAATTTCACACCCTCTCATGTGACTTGGTTTGGTATGAAAGCTGGGCATGATGATGAACATAGCCATTAGCGCTTAGCACCTCATCTAATAAAGATAGTTTAATGACTGCTGACAGTAATTGGCTATTAAATATATTTATAAATGCTAGTATTCAAGATAACCCTTAATCCGACGCTTTTTAAATTCCGAAGCATCCGATTAAAGCGCTCGATGATCTTGAATTCTTCTATAGGCATATCTTAAACAACTGGGCTAGTAGGATTTACTACATTAGTTATAGTCTGCTATAAAATCATATTATCCCAGTTTATAATTATAAAAAAACCAATGAAACCGCTACGATATTTTCATAGCAGTTTCATTGGTTATACGGTCTTTAACGCTAAAAATTATTTACCGAATACTTTCATACGTTCATCAATTGGCTGAAATGCTTTTTCGCCTGCTGGCTGCTCAATAGCGCCGAATACCATTTGAGCATTTAATTCCCAATCATCAGCGATGTCCCAAGCATCAGCAACTCTCTGATCAATGACAGGATTATAATGCTGCAAGTTAGCACCGATATCTAAGCTAGCCAATGCCGTCCAAATTACATATTGATGCATCGCGCTGGTTTGATGTGCCCAGATTGGGAATTTATCCGCATATAAAGGGGCGGCTTCTTGCATGTTTCTCACGACGCCTTTGTCCTCGAAAAACAATACTGTACCCGCACCCGCTCTAAAGCCTGCGATTTTTTCTTTAGTACCTTGGAACTTCTCGTCATCGCTGACGATAACCTTGAGTGTCTCTTCAGTGATGTCCCATAATTTTTTATGATCTTCACCAAATAACACCACGATACGCGTCGATTGTGAGTTAAAAGCGGATGGCGTATGCAAAACCGCATGCTCAACTAACTTAACGATTTCGTCATTTGATACTGGCAATTGATTACTCAATGCATAGATAGAGCGACGTTTTTCTGCCAATTGCTGTAATGTTTTTAGGTCTGACATTGTTTTCTCCAGTGATTATTGATAAATTTAAGTAATTAAGAACTAAGTTATAAAGCTAAATGGTAATCAACCTTTAACCTTTAAAGCCTTGCGGTAATTCAGGTGCTGGCAAACGTTTCATATCAGAGTCGACATTACCGAAACGCTCATGACCATTATTCCAGTCGATAATAGATTGCTCAATCTCTGCTTTATTGTCCGCAACAAAGTTCCACCACAGTAGCACCTGGTTATTCAATGGTTCACCACCGATAAACATCACACGTGTGCCTTTTTTGGCGACCAGCTTGATGCTTTTGTTATTAGCAACATCGCTATCGTGGAAACGAAAGAGTTGATCTTGCTTACATACCTTTCCTTCAGATTCTATCTCACCCTCTGAGACTAAGATGCCGTATTCAAAGCCCGATTCTAAAGTCAGTGTAGCCTCGCCATCTTCGGTAAAGTACACGTCGATACCGACCAGCTTGGAGTATTGGATGGTAGGCGCTTCAAAGTGCTGACCTGAGGCATTGGTATAGCTACCGGTGGTCAGAATCATCTCAACACTATCTTCCGTCCACGTTGGTAGCTCAGGATAATGGTGAAAACCGCGCTCAATCTCTTGATCCGTCGGTAGCGCAATCCAGAGCTGTACCATGCTGAGGGCACGCGCTGCGTCTGGTGAGCCACCAGTGTCTGGAAACACGCTTTGTTCCGTATGACTGATACCTTGATTCAAACCTGTACCGGCTGTCATGACGTTGACTTGGTTCTTAGTAATGACTTGCTCGTTACCTAAGCTATCTTTATGCAGTACTTCACCATTTAACATCCAGCTAAAGGTTTGCAGATTAGTATGCGGATGACGACCAACTTGCATACCGGTTTCATCTTCACCAAAGTCAGCAGGACCAGCGTGATCCAAAAAGCACCAGGCTCCGATAGGTTTTTTGCCAGTGTTAGGTAGCAGACGGGCAATAGGAATACCGCCAACATCAGCCAACCTTGGCTCTAGGGTTTGAACACTCATCATTCACCTCTTATTATAGATAGTTATAGATTATTGAATGCTTACTGGTAAATTAGTACTACTTTTTGTATGGATTGATACTGCTGTTGACTGTATAAGTGTTTAATATAGGATTATTCAATAAATAGGTACTGAATAATTAGTTACTTAATACATAGGTACTTAATACATAGGTACTTCCATTAACAATACTCTAGAGTTCTCAGTAGCATCCATCGTGAAGCTTTTGGTGTCTGAGATACCAAGACCATCTCGAGTATCAAGTACGTTACCGTTGATAGTCACTTTACCCTCTAGTACCAAGACATAAACACCGTTGTTGACATCTTTTAAATCATAAGTCTGAGTCACGCCTTTATCGAAATAACCCATATGAAACCAAGCGTCTTGATGAATCCAAACCCCAGCGTCGTCCGCGTTTGGCGAGAGCACTTGGTTAAACTCATTAGCTTTCATGTGCTCATCCATACGTACTTGCTGATAGCGCGGCGTCACACCCATTTTATTGGGAATCACCCAAATTTGTAAAAACTTGACAGGTTCATTGGCATCGCCATTCATCTCACTATGAGTAATACCCGTACCCGCTGACATGACCTGAATCTCACCCGTTTCGATGATGCCTTGGTTACCGATATTATCGCCATGAGCTAACTTCCCACTTAGAGGAATACTGATAATTTCCATGTCGCGGTGTGAGTGCTTGCCAAAACCTTGACCGCCAATAACAAAGTCATCATTGATGACTCGTAGCGCGCCAAAACCCATACGCTCTGGATTATGATAATTGGCAAAGCTAAAAGTATGCTTACTTTTGAGCCAGCCATGGTTAGCATCGCCACGAGAATCTGCTGCATGATAGATCGTTTTCATAAGTTATCCTTTATTTTTAATTGGCTTGTTTAAGCTATGGTCCTATTATAATTGTTGACCATATATAGATAAACAGTGCTTATTGCAAATGACTATTCTTATTTATAGAACAATAAGTGCTTAGAATTAACGTACTATGACTTCAGTGCGATAAATGTCAGATGTTATTATAATTTGGCGTATTAAATCCTAACGATAAAGAGAGAACAACAATGTCAAATCAGCATACAACGCATTACGATGTGATCGACAATAAAAGCCAAAATCGCTTTGAGATTCATATTGATGATCAAATTGCTTTTGAAGACTATGAGTTTTTTACCACCTCACAAGGTGAGAAGGGTATTGAATATAAGCACACTTTCGTGCCAGAAGCGCTTAGTGGTCGCGGTATTGCAGGCTACTTAGTTAAGGTTATCTTAGATTGTGCAGCCGCTAGAAAACTGCGCGTGAAGCCAACTTGTCCTTATGTGAAATCTTATATTGATAAGCATCCAGAATACCAAGCCAATTCGGTGTTTCATGGTGCGAAAGCCTAAGACAATATGCATAAAAAAAGCCATGATAAATTATCATGGCTTTCTACGATTAATGGCATTACTCAATAACGGTAGAACTTTTATTAGCTAATATGCTGTAAGAACTCTGAATTACGCGCTAGTAGTGATAAGTACAGCACAGGAATGACAAACAAACCGACTGCCCAATAACTGAGATTGACGTACAGTATCGCGCCGAGTAGCGCGCCAATCACAAAACTGATAACCAATGCCGCGCTATGCCCCAATTTTTTGGCATTATCAGCGCTACGGTTGGCAATATAATCTGACAGACCAATACTCAGTTGGGTCGTATTACCCGTCATTAATACCGTAGGACTCATATGTTTGATGACTGTTTTACTAGCCGTATTACGAATGGCAAGTGCCGTTAAGCCCAAACCACCAGTGATGGCGACGGTTATATCGCCTGCTTCAGTGAAAGGTTGAAAGGACAATCCTGCTATCATAAATGCGCTCAAAAATAGCGCTTCTGCTAAAAACAAATGACTGAGTACTAACGTTTGCTTTCGGCTTTTATCAATGTATATTTTGGTAATAACCACCGTTATTATAAAAAGTGGCACCGATGCCAGCTTGATCCACAAGCCATCTTCACCTTTAACCAAACCGCTACCAGCCAGTACTAAGTTACCCGTGACATGAGCGGTAAAGAAGCCAAATAAAGTGATGAAGCCAATGGTATCAATAGCCCCACCAACTATCGTTAATAGTATAGGCGCTTGATAGCGTTGCCAGAAGCTTGGTGTCTTACGATCTAGAGTGTTGTTATCAGCGACAGCTTTAGGCACTGGTATTCCCTGCAAAATCCACAAAATCAGTCACAAAGCGCTGTAAGAATTTCTGTGTGCGCGGGCTAACACTGCCATCATCATTTAAGCTATCAGTTGCGCGACTTAAATGAATTTCAGGATCAATCATCATTTGTGCCGACAGCATTTGCATGCTTTTTCTGAAATCAAGGCCACTATTGATACCGCCAAAACTGCCTGGCGAGGCCGTCACTACCGCAACTTTTTTATGGGTCCACACGCTTTCTTTATAAGGACGTGAGCCGATATCTACGACATTTTTCAAGGCGGCAGGCATAGTGCGGTTATGCTCTGGCGTCACAATCAAGACCGCATCAGCGTCTTTTAACTGTTGACGTACGCGCTCATAGCTATCAATGGTTTTATCATCATAATCTTGATTATAAAGGGGCAAGTCTGCGATATGGACTTCCTTTATAGTGACGCTGTCAGGCATCTGCGCCGCAATAAACTCTGCAAATTTACGATTGATAGATTCTTTTCGCAAGCTGCCAATAATTAAGGCGATGTTTATGGATGCGCTCATAGCGGCTCCTTGATTATGATGATAAGTCGATATTTTCTAAGCCATTTACTCTACTATATTCTGCGATGATTACTGTTATCAATTGAATAAGCACCTGCTCCATGAGCAAATATCATCAAGAAACCACCCGCCATCGCAATGTTTTTCATGAAAGGGTTCATCTGTGATTCATCTATCCAGAATTGATGGAAAAGCAGCGCTGAGACAACGCTAAAACCAGCCATTAAAATCGCTACTAAGCGCGCTTTAAAGCCTAATAAAATAGCGATACCACCAAGCAGCTCAACAGCAATAACCAAAGGCAATAGCATCCCAGGCACACCCATTGCTTCCATATAACCTTGGGTAGCGGCGTAGCCGGTAATTTTAGTAAAGCCTGAAAAGATAAAAATCATTGATAAAAACAGGCGTCCGATAGGAGCGCTTAGCTCTTGTAGTTTATCCATGGGTTTTCTCCAGTAATAGAATGTTTTTTAAGCTTTTATTTGATTATGTGACAGGACTATTGTATTCGTTGCTTATAACTAGATAAACCGTGATAATTACAAATGTAAGTTCTTATTTAAAGAACAATTAAGAGGTGGTTTACATGGGACAATTAGAAGATATGGCAATGTTTGTGCGTATTGTCGAAGCAGGCAGTATTACCAAGGCTGCCGAGCAACTTAATATCGCAAAATCTGCGGTAAGCC
This region of Psychrobacter sp. JCM 18902 genomic DNA includes:
- a CDS encoding TonB-dependent receptor, which produces MSPIFHINRLREPDYTSVSSVNFSIRRVTTVFSVTTALGMASLSVNAKDTMVDIKPMTSSSFHLNSPDTTHPSVTLDTIVVTSNPLLPQANEMATATSIVIGDALTTQTSSTLGDALANEVGVSTDSFGQGASRPIIRGQSAPRVQVMQNGLSVQDASQISPDHQVAVPILGAKQVEVIKGTSALMYGGGAIGGVVNIVNDTIPKEKRQKNISGKVALIGQQATDGYLGYAELNGSIGENWLWSGYYQKTDKGNIQVPHLDTDEIANSWYTQDNGSIGLSYVTDMGYIGASYQRLSSEYGLPFHVHNECSPDSALTNQLSCEADHEHDHDHGEAPYVDMTSNVYQLHVERKLPMIGVDSINTKLSYTDYRHDEIDEGAVGTTFENKAISAQAQATHSTYKTGNLGFMKGVVGLDYTNSRFSAIGLEGYLPQTDRTQVGLFFIERLTPDYFGAKIQNADKFAGQSLSASDAHAGHNHGEMTATTSAPLDTSSILRKQGKSPWYIQFGGRQDFQSLIDNDNNIEKTHAGTSVSLEGGKYLTPNTQLSARISHSERLPSPQELFSNGAHLATNTWERGNGQLEEESTDGVELTLRYDNGNRFDSSISVFYNDSTNYIYAKTQDIATEGESAGFRLVDYVQSDAKHYGGEIQSRYYLNDNISIGSFADIALITLDDASLTRKYAPRLVAPRIGGDITSQFGQFDLVLSGYHRFEQDHIADFETNTPSYNMVDAKLVYHSSSAHDYTAFFQLENILNELAYNHASYLAEQVPMPERSLNAGITYNF
- a CDS encoding YoaK family protein, whose amino-acid sequence is MPKAVADNNTLDRKTPSFWQRYQAPILLTIVGGAIDTIGFITLFGFFTAHVTGNLVLAGSGLVKGEDGLWIKLASVPLFIITVVITKIYIDKSRKQTLVLSHLFLAEALFLSAFMIAGLSFQPFTEAGDITVAITGGLGLTALAIRNTASKTVIKHMSPTVLMTGNTTQLSIGLSDYIANRSADNAKKLGHSAALVISFVIGALLGAILYVNLSYWAVGLFVIPVLYLSLLARNSEFLQHIS
- a CDS encoding GNAT family N-acetyltransferase translates to MSNQHTTHYDVIDNKSQNRFEIHIDDQIAFEDYEFFTTSQGEKGIEYKHTFVPEALSGRGIAGYLVKVILDCAAARKLRVKPTCPYVKSYIDKHPEYQANSVFHGAKA
- a CDS encoding pirin family protein, encoding MKTIYHAADSRGDANHGWLKSKHTFSFANYHNPERMGFGALRVINDDFVIGGQGFGKHSHRDMEIISIPLSGKLAHGDNIGNQGIIETGEIQVMSAGTGITHSEMNGDANEPVKFLQIWVIPNKMGVTPRYQQVRMDEHMKANEFNQVLSPNADDAGVWIHQDAWFHMGYFDKGVTQTYDLKDVNNGVYVLVLEGKVTINGNVLDTRDGLGISDTKSFTMDATENSRVLLMEVPMY
- a CDS encoding DUF4172 domain-containing protein; this translates as MKHITYIHENKDWTEWQWSDKKLLPLVSRVRILQGHLLGKLLTIGFDLNVEAQLDAVTLEIIKTSEIEGETLNNEQVRSSVARHLGLDNASMPTTTR
- a CDS encoding nitroreductase family protein, with protein sequence MSDLKTLQQLAEKRRSIYALSNQLPVSNDEIVKLVEHAVLHTPSAFNSQSTRIVVLFGEDHKKLWDITEETLKVIVSDDEKFQGTKEKIAGFRAGAGTVLFFEDKGVVRNMQEAAPLYADKFPIWAHQTSAMHQYVIWTALASLDIGANLQHYNPVIDQRVADAWDIADDWELNAQMVFGAIEQPAGEKAFQPIDERMKVFGK
- a CDS encoding MerR family transcriptional regulator is translated as MDISQGAKQSGVPASTLRFYEKKYLIRSVGRHGIRRFFSKDILERLVLIALGRVAGFSLDEIAGILGSEKTLDVDRDLLLNKAFELDETIQKLSAMRDGRQLTQRLATWSVRGFDV
- a CDS encoding pirin family protein: MMSVQTLEPRLADVGGIPIARLLPNTGKKPIGAWCFLDHAGPADFGEDETGMQVGRHPHTNLQTFSWMLNGEVLHKDSLGNEQVITKNQVNVMTAGTGLNQGISHTEQSVFPDTGGSPDAARALSMVQLWIALPTDQEIERGFHHYPELPTWTEDSVEMILTTGSYTNASGQHFEAPTIQYSKLVGIDVYFTEDGEATLTLESGFEYGILVSEGEIESEGKVCKQDQLFRFHDSDVANNKSIKLVAKKGTRVMFIGGEPLNNQVLLWWNFVADNKAEIEQSIIDWNNGHERFGNVDSDMKRLPAPELPQGFKG
- a CDS encoding NADPH-dependent FMN reductase, whose translation is MSASINIALIIGSLRKESINRKFAEFIAAQMPDSVTIKEVHIADLPLYNQDYDDKTIDSYERVRQQLKDADAVLIVTPEHNRTMPAALKNVVDIGSRPYKESVWTHKKVAVVTASPGSFGGINSGLDFRKSMQMLSAQMMIDPEIHLSRATDSLNDDGSVSPRTQKFLQRFVTDFVDFAGNTSA
- a CDS encoding YncE family protein produces the protein MNQINPLSRAIALAFSSLIAVSALSGCGSSDDRKTPIIDSEHDHDHDHGDDHDHDDESAVSTEMEQGRLFITAKDGSQAYIYSLAQDKVIQTLPLTGQADAVQSSPDGHYAVIMDRTNNTVNFYHSGLEIENHGDHDHRYARDAAKMPLQLNYTRPVHFQTFGEQAGLFFDGLGATGNPIENPVQEAGFVLVTDTGIADGTLPYQKLNTSMHGTAEPRGNYVIASQRYQTTGSSLADTLSVFEQHGDHYHISQTFETKCMGLHGSGSVTDYSVFACSDGVLSVKQTGDIFSAEKIAYPSSLINIQCDGTSSSPARIGSFITNHHHNYAIGSACGQPYRVDPVSKNMTPIVWTTDSRRRVVSYDFDAHGEHLMLLDDTGKLYILDVAQNYKQTAVLNVFPNGIEGKAVPSFIVNPNTQMVYMMDDSNQQIIEIDPHDGKIESKITLNFTPSHVTWFGMKAGHDDEHSH
- a CDS encoding IS3 family transposase gives rise to the protein MMLSATYRYQQLLLLDDLLGWHRALFPDGYSGLYRIQAFSTRDDSKGPMQVVSGGYGHERVHFVAPSANRLPDELDKFLLWFNTSSNEQDDIDLVIKAGIAHLWFVTLHPFDDGNGRLTRAITERMLAQSDKSAQRFYSMSAQILKQRNEYYKILERTQKGDTDITYWLVWFLQTLEQSLVAAQETTDKIISKSGFWQTHRQHALNTRQVTMLNILLTDFYGKLTTKKWSVMTKCSIDTALRDINNLVGKGVLKKSEASGRSKGKGKSTTNSRDDQKCADDLVNRNFNAHRPNQLWVADFTYIKTMNGWVYTAFIIDVFARAIVGWKVSNRMNTDVVMAALNQAIADRNKPKDVIHHSDRGVQYLSMRYTDKMKDCGVIASVGTAGDSYDNALAETVNGLYKAEIIHYLKQNWTGVNDVELATFEWVDWFNKTRND